AGGGTATGGGAATCTTCTTTCACCTGCAAATGTGTGTACAGCTGCAGGGATTCCTGCGAAGGAATCTGGGAAAAAGTGTTAAGCGAAATATGAATGAAATAAGCCACCCCGTTGCAATCAATCACCACATTCGTCGGATTTTTTTCAACCAGTCGGCCTTTAATACTATAGATCATGGAAAATAGACAGTTAAGGCGTCAAATGTAGTAAAATTTGCAGGATGAAGAAATAAGAAAATCCCTTTGCCCACGGTACTCAAAAAAGGTATTTTTCCGCATCATTTTTTCAGTTCTCCAGCTAAACATCTCTATGATCTTTCTTAATACTACTCCAGCGCAATAATTTATTTCTTATCGCTTTGCCCTGCGCTCCTTCTCCTGTGCATCAACCACTGCTACGGCAGTCATGTTCACAATTTCTTCAACGCTCGCACCCAATTGCAGCACGTGCACCGGCTTGTTCATCCCCATAAGGATTGGCCCCACAGATTCTGTTTTGTTGAGCTCTTTTAACAACTTATAGGTGCTGTTACCCGAATCGAGGTTGGGGAAAATAAGGGTATTCACCTTACGCCCCGCCAGTTTTGAAAAAGGAAATTTTTTCTGTAACAGTTCGCTGTTCAAGGCAAAATCGGTTTGCATTTCCCCATCTACAATAAGGTCGGGGTAAAAACGGTGCAAATAATCTACGGCGTCTTTCACTTTTTCGGCCTTTTCATTCTTTGAAGAACCAAAGTTTCCGTAGGAGATCATGGCAATGACCGGTTCCATTCCGAAGAGCTTCACGGTACGGGCGGTCATTTGTGCTATTTTAGCCAGCTCTTTTGCGCTGGGATCCACATTTACAGAAGTATCGCTAATAAACAAGGGCCCGCGGGAAGTGTTCATCAAATTGGTGGCGGCTACTTTTGAAACCCCTGCGGCCTTGCCTATGAGCTCAAGCATAGGCTTGAGCACAGTGGGATAAGCCCTGGAGTAGCCCGAGATCAAAGCATCGGCATCGCCGGCGTTCACCATCATTGCAGCAAAATAATTGCGCTGCCTCATGAGAAGCTGCGCATCATAACGGGTAACCCCCTTGCGCTTCCGGGTTTGCCAGTAAACTTCGGCGTATTTGGTACGGCGGTCATTCTCGTCATCGCTTTTGGAGTCGATAATATCCACATCATCGGCATGAAAATCGATTTCCCGCATCAGTTCTTCAATCACATCGCGGCGGCCCAGCAGGATTGGTTTTGCTATACCTTCATCATGCGCAATTTGAGCTGCCTTAAGCACATCGAGGTGATCGGCTTCAGCAAAAACCACGGTCTTCGGGCTCATTTTGGCCCGGTTCATAAGCAGGCGCGTGATCTTATTGTCATTGCCCATTCGCTCGAGCAGTTCATGCTCATAGCGTTCCCAATCGAGAATAGGATTTTTGGCGACCCCTGTTTCCATCGCGGCTTTTGCCACTGCCGGCGGCACCTGGGTAATCAATCGGGGATCGAAAGGTTTGGGAATGATATAATCTTTCCCAAACAGCAGCTTGGTTTCGCCATAGGCGATATTCACCTGCTCTGGCACCGGCTCTTTTGCCAAAGCCGCAAGTGCCTTTACCGCAGCCATCTTCATCTCTTCATTGATCTTGGTGGCGCGCACATCGAGAGCTCCGCGGAAAATAAACGGAAATCCCAGTACGTTGTTCACCTGGTTGGGATGATCGCTGCGGCCCGTGGCCATAATGATATCTTTGCGGGTAGCCACGGCCAGGTCATAATCTATTTCGGGTTCGGGGTTTGCCATGGCAAAAACGATAGGGCGTTTTGCCATTTTCTTCAGCATTTCGGGTTTTACGATATTCCCCACCGAAAGCCCCAGGAAAACATCGGCTCCATCCATGGCCGCCGATAAATTTTCGTATCTTTTCTTTACCACAAACCTCTTCTGAAGTTCAGAAAGGTCTTCGCGGTCTTTGTGCAACGCTCCGTTCACATCAAACATCACGATGTTCTCAATTTTCACGCCCAGGGCAACATAGAGGTTGGCACAGGCAATGGCTGCCGACCCGGCTCCCGAGATCACAACTTTTACCTTGCCTATCTTCTTATTGGCAAGATCTAGCGCATTGAGCAGAGCCGCCGAAGAAATAATTGCTGTACCGTGTTGATCGTCGTGCATCACCGGAATATCAAGCTCGGCCTTCAACCTGCTTTCAATCTCGAAAGCTTCGGGCGCAGCAATATCTTCCAGGTTTATCCCTCCAAAAGTGGGAGCTATATTTTTAACAGTATCCACAAAGGCATCCACATCTTTGGTATCTACTTCAATGTCAAACACATCGATATCGGCAAAGATTTTAAAGAGCAGACCCTTGCCCTCCATCACCGGTTTGGAGGCTTCGGGCCCAATATCGCCAAGCCCGAGCACGGCTGTACCATTAGAGATCACCGCCACCAGGTTGCCCTTGGTCGTATACTTGTAAACGTTTTCTTTATTTTTATGGATTTCCAGGCAGGGCTCGGCCACCCCGGGTGAATAAGCCAGTGAAAGATCGCGTTGAGTAGAATATTTTTTTGTTGGCACCACCTGTATTTTACCCGGGTGCGGCTTTGCGTGATATACCAGCGCTTCACGTCTTTTGCGTTCGTTCCTCATAATTCCCCTGTTTTTTCAGGCGGTACAAAGGTAATAGTTTCGGCTATATGGCTTATTAATGCCGCTCACTTTTTAGTAAGCACCACTGCCGGTGCGGGCTCGAATTGTAATAACAACAAGACCTCTTCCTGAAGGTTTTCATTTAAATATAAGCTCCCCCGGCGGCACCAGCGCGTTTAGCTTCTCTACATATTGCTCCGGAAGCAACTCCAGCCCCAGTTGATAGGAAGCATTCATCCAGCCAAAGCCCGAGGTGGTGATATAATCAAATTCGGTTCCCACGTTGCCGTATTCAGCGTAAACCTTGTGCGTGGCATCAACAACATCATATTTTTCGGGGATTGTTCCGTTGTAATCTACCGCATTTTTGGTAATCATCCACAGCCAGCGATAAATGAGCTCATAGGCTTGTGCTTCATAGCCATAATCGAGCAAGCCCTGCCATAGCAGCATTTGGTGCGGCGCCCAGCCATAAGGATAATCCCATTGCCGCTGCACCTCATTGGTAGCATTTTTTTCTACGGAAGATCTTGCACTTGAGAGAATTCCGCCCTGCGCCTGTAGATCGTGCATTAATTGAGGTACCATCCTTTCTGCCTGCTCTTCGGAAGCCAGTCCGCTCCACAAGGGGTAAAAGTTGGTGGCCGAAGTATATCCAGTTTGTTCCCCGGTTTTAAAATTGTAGTCGTAAAAGCTGCCGGAATTTTCATTCCACAAATACCTGTTCATAAGCTCTTTTCGATCTTCGGCTTTTTCTTCCCAGTGATCATCGGTGTAGGTTTTTCCTGTAGAAGTGGTAAAACGCCCGTCAAAATATTCATCAATGAGATACTCAAAATCCTTTTCATATTTATAGAGCAGGGAATTGAGATCTACGGTGTTGAGATAAGCCGTTCTGTTCTCCAGCCGCCAGGAAGTATCATGCCCGCTCTCGC
This Salinimicrobium tongyeongense DNA region includes the following protein-coding sequences:
- a CDS encoding NADP-dependent malic enzyme, encoding MRNERKRREALVYHAKPHPGKIQVVPTKKYSTQRDLSLAYSPGVAEPCLEIHKNKENVYKYTTKGNLVAVISNGTAVLGLGDIGPEASKPVMEGKGLLFKIFADIDVFDIEVDTKDVDAFVDTVKNIAPTFGGINLEDIAAPEAFEIESRLKAELDIPVMHDDQHGTAIISSAALLNALDLANKKIGKVKVVISGAGSAAIACANLYVALGVKIENIVMFDVNGALHKDREDLSELQKRFVVKKRYENLSAAMDGADVFLGLSVGNIVKPEMLKKMAKRPIVFAMANPEPEIDYDLAVATRKDIIMATGRSDHPNQVNNVLGFPFIFRGALDVRATKINEEMKMAAVKALAALAKEPVPEQVNIAYGETKLLFGKDYIIPKPFDPRLITQVPPAVAKAAMETGVAKNPILDWERYEHELLERMGNDNKITRLLMNRAKMSPKTVVFAEADHLDVLKAAQIAHDEGIAKPILLGRRDVIEELMREIDFHADDVDIIDSKSDDENDRRTKYAEVYWQTRKRKGVTRYDAQLLMRQRNYFAAMMVNAGDADALISGYSRAYPTVLKPMLELIGKAAGVSKVAATNLMNTSRGPLFISDTSVNVDPSAKELAKIAQMTARTVKLFGMEPVIAMISYGNFGSSKNEKAEKVKDAVDYLHRFYPDLIVDGEMQTDFALNSELLQKKFPFSKLAGRKVNTLIFPNLDSGNSTYKLLKELNKTESVGPILMGMNKPVHVLQLGASVEEIVNMTAVAVVDAQEKERRAKR